One window from the genome of Streptomyces cadmiisoli encodes:
- a CDS encoding phosphatase PAP2 family protein produces the protein MGETTVTTLEGQEEAVPPPVADDKRRGVLSRLRAPRRPRLWFEILLIAVSYWTYSLIRNAVPEQRTEALRNADWIWQAEQHLGIAVELSVNHAVNSVTWLIVGMNYYYATLHFVVTLGVLVWLYRSHPGRYAATRTVLFATTGVALVGYYLYPLAPPRLMNGADFIDTVMIHQTWGSMASGDLKNMSNQYAAMPSMHIGWSVWCGLTIFALASVPWVRVLGLLYPTATLVVIVATANHFWLDAVGGVLCLAFGYGLARVWYGSMPYALPRGVGGPPEKSRTGEVPGPRTGAHVS, from the coding sequence ATGGGTGAGACGACCGTGACGACACTGGAAGGCCAAGAGGAGGCCGTTCCCCCGCCCGTCGCGGACGACAAGCGCCGGGGGGTGCTCAGCCGACTGCGCGCGCCGCGCCGGCCGCGACTGTGGTTCGAGATCCTGCTGATCGCGGTGAGTTACTGGACGTACTCGCTGATCCGCAACGCGGTCCCGGAGCAGCGCACCGAGGCGCTGCGCAACGCGGACTGGATCTGGCAGGCCGAGCAGCATCTCGGCATCGCCGTCGAACTGTCGGTCAACCATGCCGTGAACTCGGTGACTTGGCTCATCGTCGGCATGAACTACTACTACGCGACGCTGCACTTCGTGGTGACGCTGGGTGTGCTGGTGTGGCTGTACCGCAGCCATCCGGGGCGCTACGCGGCGACCCGCACGGTCCTCTTCGCGACGACGGGCGTGGCCCTGGTGGGGTACTACCTGTACCCGCTGGCGCCGCCGCGGCTGATGAACGGCGCCGACTTCATCGACACGGTCATGATCCACCAGACGTGGGGCTCGATGGCCTCCGGCGACCTGAAGAACATGTCGAACCAGTACGCCGCCATGCCGTCCATGCACATCGGCTGGTCCGTGTGGTGCGGACTGACGATCTTCGCCCTGGCGTCCGTTCCCTGGGTGCGGGTGCTGGGCCTGCTGTACCCGACGGCCACCCTGGTGGTGATCGTCGCCACCGCCAACCACTTCTGGCTGGACGCGGTCGGCGGTGTCCTGTGCCTGGCCTTCGGCTACGGGCTGGCGCGGGTCTGGTACGGATCGATGCCGTACGCGCTGCCCCGCGGGGTCGGCGGCCCCCCGGAGAAGTCCCGCACGGGCGAGGTGCCCGGCCCCCGCACCGGGGCTCACGTGTCGTAG